The region CGCTATAAAATTGGAAAACAACATCTCtattaatgtgactttttattctgttttgcatCATACTTTCACATCAGTCTTTTCCTAAAGatcaaaaaaagttttcatatcATTTGCAAAAGACATTTCAATTGTGCAAAGtccaattaaaaagaaaactaaggTAAATTTGAGCAGGTAAAGACAGTGACTCACCAGGGCTTCATCTGGACTGTGATTAGAGAAGAGAACCGAGTTGACATTCCAGTAGGCAAACAAGTTGTTCAGCTGAACCAACTGATGACaagcaaaatacaaacaacTTAGTCATGAGGAGCGACGAAGCTGTTCACTGATGATGATGCATAGAGTTGACATCTAGAGCTTTGGTCCAGATCCCAGagccaataaaaaataaaaatgtttctgagaaCTAAACTGACTGGTTGAAATTATAGTGGTTAACAAATAGTACGCAGCACAACACAAGAAGCACTGCCTAGAAATATACGATTTAAAAGTGATGGAAAAAAGTTTAGTAAAATTTCTTACCTTGAAGAAAAGCTTGGAGTGTTCATCTAGCAAACTGGGTTTCCAGTAATTATCAGCTGTCTGTAAAAgcatatattatattatattatattatattatattatattatattatattatattgtattatattatattataacaAAAGATATAACAAATTACTTGAAGGCTGAGGTTTTTAAGCGACACTCCAAATGACAGGGGACAGTTTGGATTAGTGATCTGaggagacaaacacacacattggtATTAACATCCCTGCAAGGTATTGTAGagaattaaagttatttttactgatatttaGCTGAAATACTCACATCATCCTCATAGCGAACATGGATGTTAGAGATCTTGACCTGTAGGTTTTTGATCACTTGTGTGACAAGCTTTTCAACAAAGGTGTCCTGTTTCTCTAGCTTTGTGTTCTCTGTGAAAACCCAAACAATTTTTTGAGTATttgttctgaatattttttttctgtcggGTTTTACCTTCAACctgacaggtaaaaaaaaaaaatgatgacgTCAAAAACCTCTTCATTGGAACAAGCCAGTTACCAATCTCAAAGTTTCCCATGGTTTTACCAAATTATTGCTTCAAATCGGCTACAAATTGTATGTAGGTACAAAagaatttattaattattatattctgctttttataATGCTTTACACAACATCCCAACTTCATTGGAACTGGGTTTGTATATATTTGCAGTCGGAGATTTGCTTTCTGAGATTTGTTACATTAGCTGTAAATTACTATTATGATCTATAgcatctgcaaaaacacatgACAAATGCTGCTCAAGCAACATGTAGCttacatttctaattaaaagtAGTAGCCTTTAGGAGATAAGCAGCTGCATGCTGCTGAAATATGTCATCATATCTGGTCAATCAGTAATGCCTGCTTGATAAATTAGTTTCTAGTTTATCCTTCACCTCTGATGGCTTAGCTCAGGATGTtcctgaaactgttaaaaatgtatttatttgaagataaatattgttggacagaaacacacacatctctCTTTAATAGTCAAAGTTGAACTCTGACCTTGTTCTGCAGCCTTGAGTTTTGTCTCCTCTATTCGATCAAGATCCCTCTGACGAGCCTCCTGtagctgcttctcctcctttTCTGCATCATACTTTATACCTGGAATCAAATGACATGCcacaaaaatattatattaaatataaagaGAGGGAAACAAGCGTTATCTTACATGTCACCAAAACTGGGATTAATTAGAGGGAGGTGTATATTGGGCACAAGTAGGCAATATGCCTGTTGAAATACTTCTGTTTACTAAAACATAAGCTGGCTGTGGAATTTATTAATGTGAACAAATAACGAGTGGCATTTTATTATCAAGGTTTACATATTTTTAGATGGTTTAACTATTATTGATCTCTTATTACAGCAAGAAATCGACACAGCATTTAGCAGAATTCTCTCTTGTAAGGCTGCTcctaaaaacagaagaaaaaaatcaatcaagtATCTCAAATCTGCCATTTGAGATACTCGATTATGAAAATGATGcaactttttcacagtttgacaAAGACAATACCGAAATTATTGATAGaggaaattatatttaaaagagggatataataatttatttaaaaatctctttttttaaaggaggaTAAAGAAGTTAGACATCTTGGATTAAGTTTTGGAAGTGACATGAGCTTCAATTGACACATACATTAAATATTGACACATGCACAATATTACTAATGTTGAGAGCATGCTTTGCAAAGGCAAGGCAAGACAagacaaatgtattttcacAGAACTAGTCATACATACAgtaatttaaagtaatttacaAGAAATGAaggcaaagaaacaaaagaatcaCTTATTGTGTCATTTAACCTGGATCAATGCATTGATGTCTTAAGATATCTATCGACTCTACGGCTGAATTTCAACACAAGGAGAGAGAGCATTACTCCAACAATTAAATCCTTCCACTAGCTTCCTGTATTGTgaagtaatttaaatattttatgacttgttttcaaatgtcttcATGTCTGCTGCTTACTTCTAACacttttaaaattcactttttactttttttttttaaaatagtttttttatttctctgctttttcccCTTCTGTAATATACATATTTGGTTCATAAAGGACTTCTCTGTTAATTGTTGCTGATTGCACCTTAcatttgttgaattttatttatttttgcctttgaaAAACTACTAGTGAAAAGATGTTTTACTACcactaataataatatttttgatcaaaatgtAAAGCATTATGTTATGCCTTAACTGTGTTTTGATGCCAGTACTTAGACAGCGATCATACTTGCTGTGGGGACGATTAGCAGATAGACTCCATCTAGCGTGGCCTCCACTGACTGGTTGTAGATGTCCGTCCATGGAATTTTTAACTCGAGACGTCCTTtcaacaaaaaacaccaaataagAAAATGCTCATCTAAAAAAACAGCATCGCACAGAGGTAGTAAATTTACCTATGTGACCAGCTCTCACTTTAAAAGGGAGATCAAGTTGACTCtgcaaaaagaaatagaaaagtCCAATTATACTCAAAGAAATCATCAGCTTCAGAGCGTAACACTCGGCAAGTTATATTTAGCTCACCAAGgcattttcctttatttcaagatttttcAGCACAGCATCACCTataatgacagaaatattttacatacagACACAACAAACTACTGTTTGATATTAGGCTCACATATGTAGCATTTAATCACTGTTCACTGCTCTCGTCCAATACTAACTGTGGAGCACAACCCCTCACAAAACACAtgcctttaaaaacagatatttgcATCCACTGAGTAAGAATACATAAATATTATTAACCGTCTGGCATGAAATCAGtctcacattttattattaataagattatttactgaatgccaaaataacaacaatatttCTACTTTCTTGAAAATTGTCTACACTTAATTAGTATTTGGTCAAATTTCCTTTAATAGGATTTTATGTCAAACGTTGAGGGTATTCGTTCACAAGTTTCTCACATCATTTAACTTTCTGGCAGATACCTTAAAATGTTGCATAGATATTTACACATAATATCTCTGCTGATGATGCCATCTAGTTTAGGAATTGCACCtacacagcatgatactgccatcCCCATATGTCAAAGTTGGAAAGGTGTTCTCAGCCTTTCTACATTCATTATAGCAGAGGTCCACAACTCCTCAGTGCCGCTGTCCTCCAACACACCTGGATTAAATGATCTGGCTTTACAAAACTTAATGACATACCAAGGATGTAATTCAGGTGTAGCTAATGGTGTTTATAGTCAGAtgtaattgtttgaacagattagACGAAGCACAGTCATTCAGCTGGAGATCCACAATTTTACAGTTCTTGCATAAattcttttgatttttacaCAATGTCTCACAAGAACAAAGTGTTTAAGATACATCCACAGATGTGCCTCAAAGGTTCTGATTTAATCTGCAATGACAAGCTTTCAAACTAATGGCAACATCACCTGGGCTTGTCAAGTGGGTTAAAGGCACAGTAACTTTAGAGTAGGTACATTTCCGACGTtcaaaaaaagaattttaaaaatctctttcaCTATTTTAACATTTAGCAGGTAAAAGTACTTCTAGTTACTGAATTTTACCTCACATAAACAGGAAAGGTTTAGCCTGATTTCAGGTCAGATAATGGAAAAACAATTATATCTGTTTACAAAGCTTATCTAAATATCTTGTTTCATCTCTACATGCAGTCTGCAATAGAGGATGTAGACTGCCAACTTGGAAagtagaaaatattcaaaaataattaaaaacaacaatgtacCGATAAATCAACTGCAAATACATATTCTAACCGTCATGTGTCCGACACATTGTAGTGTTACCGACAGGTTCTTGGTAACACTATGAAAATACTCGGAATAAACCTGAGGCAAGTCTTAACCTGGTTCCAAAACAGGGCGGAACCATGAACTGATCCGTTCCCAGAAACTTTAAAGACCAAAGGTAAATATAAccccaattaaataaaataacaagaGACAATGTCTGCAGTAAAAACATACAGGtgcattttctttcatcaaAATCACCCAGCGGTTCTAATAAACTAATGAGAGACATTTAGAGAAAGGAAAGTGACACTGACAGCTGGGAGAGTCTTCCTGCACACAGGACTGGTGTGGCGAACGTTCATTAGCATGTAGCATGCTAGCATGGAAAGGTGTTCTgatgaaagacaaacacaagTTCGGTTACCTCCCCATATGCCAAGCTTCAGCTGCGAGCTGTCAAGGTTCACAACGTAGTCCCCTAAAAAACGGTTGAGGACGTCAACGACCACACTTTCAAAGACCATTTTGACGCTGTTTTCATCTGTGTTTCATCATGTTTACATATAGTGTACTTCTTAAAGCTGACTCAACGTCAGTTTCAGACGTCCATCAAGGATGTGGTTACGTCACGCCGTAACTGCCGACGGAGAACATTTTATGGCAGGTTGTTGTAGCATATAATTAAAGACACCCAATTTTGATGACTTGAGGCTATCGAAGGGGCTTTAATTGTTCATATAACCGAAAAATCGATGCTATGATTTATACTATATGATTTGCACTTTCTCATGTCAGGAATacttttttgttccatttattgcaaaaaaatatgaTCTACAAGAAGCTAGAGCTTCTTGTAGATCAAGAATTATATGGTAAAATATATTGCCATACACTCACAAATCTTAATGATTGAAATATAGAGGGGAAGAAGTAACGTGAAAAAAGACTTACAACATTAACATCTTACTCCTTAtctttattaataatataaaacaaagcaaacatcaCTCATACATTTTCTGCAATCAAGCTCCAACACAGCTTCAACTTTCAGTGTCTggtagttgttttgttttactgtctgttttgttttgacagattaaatagcaaaacaaaaaactcatgCCAAATCCTGCCAGCAGTGATAATAAGTAAGTTTATACTTGAGAAGAGTAGTGATGCTCTGAAGAACCATTTGACAACTGTACTACATCGAATGTGTTATATACTGTTGAATTACTCACGTTTACACATTTACTAaagaaattaggaaaaaaacaacataacatCACCAAGATAGAAAACAAGTTCAGTGagttaacatttttgttgttttcacctAAAATACAACTGTGCCACATTGTGCTTACATcagttggtttttaaaaaatcctctaTTTAATTATTGTCCAAGTAGCTTCCTTTTTTAGGTTACTGTCCCCATTCCTACATTCACTTTGATACCGCCTACCTGAGATGCTAATACAGCTAAGAGTGGCTAAAAATGAATAATGGTGACAAAGTGCAATCACAGTGTgatcatagaaaaaaaatattgtttttactaAACTTATAAGATTCAGATCCACTCTTACACCCGATCCTCAGAGGACACCAGCTTGGATAGAGGTTTGCAGATCATCCCGATCACTGTTCCCCTCCTCAGAGCTCCCGCTGCAGTTTTATCCACCACTTTTAcctggagctgcagctccatcagatcctTGTGGCTCAGCTCTGTGAAGTAGAAATCTTCATTGAACACGGGTCGACGGCAGTTCCTGATGGTGGCGCTCTCCTGGCGCTGCAGCTTCCCCGGCATCAGGCACAAACTCACAGCACAGTTCAGAGTTTGTCGTTCACTTCCATCCAGCAAGCCCTCCATAGACACCACACGCACTCTGACAGTGAAAAAGATTGAGGAAGCACCATTGGAGAATGTGCTGTGCTCAGTGGAGAGGCGAACTCGACCGTGGCCCTGCAAAGGAAGGATGTGTTCATGCTGAAGTCTCTCCTGGCAGTGGAGCAGGTCCACTTGATGGAGAACAGGTGGGGACAGGGTGGGTGAATTTTTATCACTGGTTAGCTGTCTGCAGGAAGAAGTTGGTAAACTTAAACCTAATTTCTTTGGTTTCTTGCTTTTCTCCATGCTATCAATCAGCGAAGGGCAGGATACGGTTTCTTTAAGACACCGGCTTCTGGATGGGACGCTGCTGAGTGATTTGGCACTGGAAGGCGTTTCAGCTTCCACGCTTGCTGCTTCTGAGAAGCTTTTGGATACAAAGAGTgggaaaaaccctgaaaaagtttttttcaatgGGGCTGTCTCCTTTACTTGACTGGGTTTTGTGGCAGAGATGCGTCTTTCGAACACATATACAGGCCGTTTTGAATGGAACAAAGACTCTTTCCTTCTAGTGTTGGGACTCTCATAAATCCCAGCCAGACCGTAACACTCTGCAGAGAATGGCAAAGGTTTCCTTGGAGCCTTCTGAGGCACTAAAGGATCTTCACTCTTTTCCTTCATATCCTTCATTTTAGCTTGGAAAGACGGCCCGCACTTTCGTGTCTGCTGATGGCTGTCCTGCTGAAGTTGGGGCATCTCAGTTTCTAGCATCAGCTGTCTCTTGAAAAGCCGTGGAGGTAGGCAGAACTCAGGAATGTTGTCTGGAGTAATGATGTTCGTGTGAAGTTTCTGTGAGAGGCTGGCCTTTGTGGAGAAAAAAGCATCTTCATTGTTTTTTCCAATGTAACGATTCAGTTCCAGAGGAATGCTCTCCATGTTCTCTCTGAGCTTCCCAAGGACCCACATAGCTGACTGCCGGCTTCTCACTCAAACGACTAcctataaaacaaacaaaaagtatgtAATTTAGGCAACATCACAGAAATCTTTGTTCATATGTTTTCCAATAAATCCAATACATATTTTTCTCCCACCTGTGATGTTGAGATGTGCCCTTCGCTGAGATCTGAATGCTCTGACGCATGGGATAGGTTTTAAAGGTTAGTATGAGTTAGTGAGTCACTGGTCTCCCTGCCCCCGCATGGATTAGAAAATGTTGCGCAGGCATACACCCCCAAATACGCTTCGCAGggtctgtctgtgtgtgaatCTGGGTGGGTGTCACATCAGATCAGATGCATTGAAGGGCAGTTTGCTGTGATGTCAGCTCTCTGaattatatttcttttcagaTCACTGGTTCAATGTGCTTTGAAGGATGAAGATGAGTCACAAAGTGCAAAAATGCTATATAGGTATTAAATTTCTGTCATATATATGAACTGAATGTTATGATAGAGTGCTTTGCTCCACAAAGTGGATTGAAAACAGGCTCCATGTGTTTAgtagaaaacattaaagaattcaaaacaaaaccgGAGATTGAAGTAATCATTAAATCTGTTGAATTGTTCCTAATTTTCTCATGTTACAAACTTTGAtatatttagtttagattttGTGACAGACCAATAGAAAGCTGTGCTTACTTGCACACTATgttgttaaactttttttttcctttgcttcaTTTAGAGCTGGAAGTTTTGGGGGGAATGTTTCTTGCTTCGCAAATCTAAAAACTGAAAGCTGTACTTATTCTCCTTTCCAAAATGGTTTGAGCTCAGATTTTACTTTAgtcttgactttgactggaccatttcaACACATGAATATCTTTCAATCTTAAACCATTCATTTAATTCCTCTGGCTATGATGGTTCATCTGAAACTATGGAATGAGCCTATGGGGTAGGGGTTCATAAGTTTCTtgcttcttcctactccttttcgagcatgttaagattattgtGGTACAAACATATGTGTCTTTTGTattccttgttcatgtgtgtgattttatacttctatcatGTTCAAAATGATAGGTATGTTTAGGTATGTTGCCTGGATTCCTAAACATCCAGGCAACATACAACCAGTCTCAGTTTTTTGTATCTTATAGCAGGTGggtctttttgtattttttccatgaatgttcaGATCAGTTTCTTTATACAGCACAGTTTATATACAGAAACATATAGCAAATTAATCCAATAACATACAAAGGGTGGGATGTGTGATGTAATTTCTGTAATACGGGAAAATTATGGGAAAATACTAATACAGGAGCACAGCGGGACAGAGGGGTAAAGTACAGTTTCCTGGCCAAAATGAGAGACAGGTCTGCACCAAAGTTAAGAAGTCTGACTCTACATTGAAGAGGAGAGAGCTTCTCCTCAGCAGTATTCAACATGTGTTGCTTTGGTTATGATGACATACTGTAGATATGAAGCTTTTTTCAGATATCTCAAAGCAGGTATTTGAGTTCAAAGTCAACTCAAATGCCTGTCTTGGGCCAACAGGCAGGTGCCACTGCCTCAAAGAGTGGGTAACCTTTAAACAGCTGGTGATCAGAAACACTGCTGACCTAAAGTCAGTACACAGCGTTGAGTTGATACATATTCCCAGGTAAGTCAAACAGAATAGTGGGAAACAAGATTCATTActcacaaaaaaattcaaaaatagcTAAAGTACTAGACCTACAGAAACCGATACAAACTATTTaggtttgtttgcttttatgtcTTAAAGGTTCATTTTTTAAGCTGaaagtaattgaaaaaaaatgtagtgatgactttaaaaatctatttaatcaCAAAATCCACTTCATAGCCTCCAGTAATGAAACTGACTCCTCAAATTTTAAATTCAGTCAAGACATTTTCTCTCAATCAATGGTTTTGGCGCTCACACTAGACTGAATTTATCATCAAATAACAATGCAATAACTGTACATGCATTAGTGTGTAAAATCCACATACACTTTggattttttatatattgtggaaacctaaaaataacatgtaaacaaaGTATTACATatattatgaaaacataaacttatGTGCACTAAAAGGTTGGTTAAATTGAACTTCCTTTCTGCAATTGCTTATTTCCACCAGAAGAGGGCACAGAAG is a window of Xiphophorus hellerii strain 12219 chromosome 12, Xiphophorus_hellerii-4.1, whole genome shotgun sequence DNA encoding:
- the LOC116730219 gene encoding C2 calcium-dependent domain-containing protein 4C encodes the protein MWVLGKLRENMESIPLELNRYIGKNNEDAFFSTKASLSQKLHTNIITPDNIPEFCLPPRLFKRQLMLETEMPQLQQDSHQQTRKCGPSFQAKMKDMKEKSEDPLVPQKAPRKPLPFSAECYGLAGIYESPNTRRKESLFHSKRPVYVFERRISATKPSQVKETAPLKKTFSGFFPLFVSKSFSEAASVEAETPSSAKSLSSVPSRSRCLKETVSCPSLIDSMEKSKKPKKLGLSLPTSSCRQLTSDKNSPTLSPPVLHQVDLLHCQERLQHEHILPLQGHGRVRLSTEHSTFSNGASSIFFTVRVRVVSMEGLLDGSERQTLNCAVSLCLMPGKLQRQESATIRNCRRPVFNEDFYFTELSHKDLMELQLQVKVVDKTAAGALRRGTVIGMICKPLSKLVSSEDRV